One window from the genome of Musa acuminata AAA Group cultivar baxijiao chromosome BXJ1-4, Cavendish_Baxijiao_AAA, whole genome shotgun sequence encodes:
- the LOC135640930 gene encoding deSI-like protein At4g17486 — MIRRKVEFLRRRIMFNRGPSRKRRSGAVPVHLNVYDLTPINGYAYWFGLGVYHSGVQVHGVEYAYGAHDHPTTGIFEGEPRQCPGFVFRKSILIGRTDLGPCEVRALMEELAAKYTGDTYNLISKNCNHFCNEASLRLTGKPIPRWVNRLAKIGFLCNCVLPVQVAAVRQRGAEEGKDGGNGERRRLRSNSSRFPTVTTAAHPSSSSSSSSDNPLSSISKPAVIISLSIGGELE, encoded by the exons ATGATCCGCCGCAAGGTGGAGTTCCTCCGCCGTCGTATCATGTTCAACAGGGGGCCCTCGCGGAAGCGGCGGTCGGGGGCGGTCCCGGTGCACCTCAACGTCTACGACCTCACCCCCATCAACGGCTACGCCTACTGGTTCGGCCTCGGCGTCTACCATTCCGGCGTCCAAG TGCACGGGGTGGAGTACGCGTATGGGGCGCACGATCACCCGACGACGGGAATCTTCGAGGGGGAGCCGCGACAGTGCCCGGGATTCGTGTTCCGGAAGTCGATCCTGATCGGGCGCACCGATCTGGGGCCGTGCGAGGTGCGGGCACTCATGGAGGAGTTGGCCGCCAAGTACACCGGCGACACCTACAACCTCATCTCCAAGAACTGCAACCACTTCTGTAACGAGGCCTCCCTCCGCCTCACCGGCAAGCCCATTCCCCGATGGGTCAACCGCCTCGCCAAGATCG GGTTCCTGTGCAATTGCGTGCTGCCCGTGCAAGTGGCGGCGGTGAGACAGCGTGGGGCTGAGGAGGGGAAGGACGGCGGGAACGGCGAGAGGCGGAGGTTGAGGAGCAACTCCTCCAGATTCCCAACCGTCACCACCGCCGctcatccttcttcttcttcttcttcttcttccgacaATCCACTCAGCAGCATTTCTAAGCCGGCGGTCATCATTTCCCTCTCGATCGGCGGGGAGTTGGAGTAG